The Microcebus murinus isolate Inina chromosome 1, M.murinus_Inina_mat1.0, whole genome shotgun sequence genome includes a region encoding these proteins:
- the UBA5 gene encoding ubiquitin-like modifier-activating enzyme 5 isoform X2 — protein sequence MAESVERLQQRVQELERELAQERSRRVLGGGDGVGCRTRIEKMSPEVVDSNPYSRLMALKRMGIVNDYELLLFDYDKVELANMNRLFFQPHQAGLSKVQAAEHTLRNINPDVLFEIHNYNITTVENFQHFMDRISNGGLEEGKPVDLVLSCVDNFEARMTINTACNELGQIWMESGVSENAVSGHIQLIIPGESACFACAPPLVVAANIDEKTLKREGVCAASLPTTMGVVAGILVQNVLKFLLNFGTVSFYLGYNAMQDFFPTMSMKPNPQCDDRNCRKQQEEYKKKVAALPKQEVVQEEEKIIHEDNEWGIELVSEVSEEELKNSSGPVPNLPEGITVAYTIPKKQEDSVTEVTVEDSGESLEDLMAKMKNM from the exons ATGGCCGAGTCTGTGGAGCGGCTGCAGCAGCGGGTACAGGAGCTGGAGCGGGAACTTGCCCAGGAGAGAAGTCGGCGGGTCCTTGGGGGAGGCGACGGAGTGGGCTGCCGGACCCGCATCGAGAAGATGAGCCCAGAGGTGGTGGATTCCAATCCCTACAG ccGCTTGATGGCACTGAAACGAATGGGAATTGTAAACGACTATGAG ttgctACTCTTTGACTATGACAAGGTGGAACTGGCCAATATGAACAGACTTTTCTTCCAACCTCATCAAGCAGGATTAAGTAAAGTTCAAGCAGCAGAACATACTTTGAg GAACATTAATCCTGATGTtctttttgaaatacacaattaTAATATAACCACAGTGGAAAACTTTCAACATTTCATGGATAGAAtaag TAACGGTGGGTTAGAAGAAGGAAAACCTGTTGATCTAGTTCTTAGCTGTGTGGATAATTTTGAAGCTCGAATGACAATAAATACT GCTTGTAATGAACTTGGACAAATATGGATGGAATCTGGGGTTAGTGAAAATGCAGTTTCGGGGCATATACAGCTCATAATTCCTGGAGAATCTGCTTGTTTTGCg TGTGCTCCACCCCTTGTAGTTGCTGCAAATATTGATGAAAAGACTCTGAAACGAGAAGGGGTTTGTGCAGCCAGTCTTCCTACCACTATGGGAGTGGTTGCTGGGATCTTAGTACAAAATGTGTTAAA gTTTCTGTTAAATTTTGGTACTGTTAGTTTTTACCTTGGATACAATGCAATGcaggatttttttcctactatgtCCATGAAGCCAAATCCTCAGTGTGATGACAGAAATTGCAGGAAGCAGCAGGAAGAATATAAG AAAAAGGTAGCAGCACTGCCCAAACAGGAAGTTgtacaagaagaagaaaagataatacaTGAAGATAACGAGTGGG GTATTGAGCTGGTATCTGAAGTTTCAGAAGAGGAACTGAAAAATTCTTCAGGTCCAGTTCCGAACTTACCTGAAGGAATTACAGTGGCATATACAATTCCAAAAAAG CAAGAAGATTCTGTAACTGAGGTAACAGTGGAGGATTCTGGTGAAAGCTTGGAAGACCTCATGGCTAAGATGAAGAATATGTAG
- the UBA5 gene encoding ubiquitin-like modifier-activating enzyme 5 isoform X1, with translation MAESVERLQQRVQELERELAQERSRRVLGGGDGVGCRTRIEKMSPEVVDSNPYSRLMALKRMGIVNDYEKIRTFAVAIVGVGGVGSVTAEMLTRCGIGKLLLFDYDKVELANMNRLFFQPHQAGLSKVQAAEHTLRNINPDVLFEIHNYNITTVENFQHFMDRISNGGLEEGKPVDLVLSCVDNFEARMTINTACNELGQIWMESGVSENAVSGHIQLIIPGESACFACAPPLVVAANIDEKTLKREGVCAASLPTTMGVVAGILVQNVLKFLLNFGTVSFYLGYNAMQDFFPTMSMKPNPQCDDRNCRKQQEEYKKKVAALPKQEVVQEEEKIIHEDNEWGIELVSEVSEEELKNSSGPVPNLPEGITVAYTIPKKQEDSVTEVTVEDSGESLEDLMAKMKNM, from the exons ATGGCCGAGTCTGTGGAGCGGCTGCAGCAGCGGGTACAGGAGCTGGAGCGGGAACTTGCCCAGGAGAGAAGTCGGCGGGTCCTTGGGGGAGGCGACGGAGTGGGCTGCCGGACCCGCATCGAGAAGATGAGCCCAGAGGTGGTGGATTCCAATCCCTACAG ccGCTTGATGGCACTGAAACGAATGGGAATTGTAAACGACTATGAG AAAATCCGTACCTTTGCCGTAGCAATAGTAGGTGTTGGTGGAGTTGGTAGTGTGACTGCTGAAATGCTGACAAGATGTGGCATTGGTAAG ttgctACTCTTTGACTATGACAAGGTGGAACTGGCCAATATGAACAGACTTTTCTTCCAACCTCATCAAGCAGGATTAAGTAAAGTTCAAGCAGCAGAACATACTTTGAg GAACATTAATCCTGATGTtctttttgaaatacacaattaTAATATAACCACAGTGGAAAACTTTCAACATTTCATGGATAGAAtaag TAACGGTGGGTTAGAAGAAGGAAAACCTGTTGATCTAGTTCTTAGCTGTGTGGATAATTTTGAAGCTCGAATGACAATAAATACT GCTTGTAATGAACTTGGACAAATATGGATGGAATCTGGGGTTAGTGAAAATGCAGTTTCGGGGCATATACAGCTCATAATTCCTGGAGAATCTGCTTGTTTTGCg TGTGCTCCACCCCTTGTAGTTGCTGCAAATATTGATGAAAAGACTCTGAAACGAGAAGGGGTTTGTGCAGCCAGTCTTCCTACCACTATGGGAGTGGTTGCTGGGATCTTAGTACAAAATGTGTTAAA gTTTCTGTTAAATTTTGGTACTGTTAGTTTTTACCTTGGATACAATGCAATGcaggatttttttcctactatgtCCATGAAGCCAAATCCTCAGTGTGATGACAGAAATTGCAGGAAGCAGCAGGAAGAATATAAG AAAAAGGTAGCAGCACTGCCCAAACAGGAAGTTgtacaagaagaagaaaagataatacaTGAAGATAACGAGTGGG GTATTGAGCTGGTATCTGAAGTTTCAGAAGAGGAACTGAAAAATTCTTCAGGTCCAGTTCCGAACTTACCTGAAGGAATTACAGTGGCATATACAATTCCAAAAAAG CAAGAAGATTCTGTAACTGAGGTAACAGTGGAGGATTCTGGTGAAAGCTTGGAAGACCTCATGGCTAAGATGAAGAATATGTAG